The proteins below are encoded in one region of Triticum aestivum cultivar Chinese Spring chromosome 1B, IWGSC CS RefSeq v2.1, whole genome shotgun sequence:
- the LOC123088328 gene encoding uncharacterized protein: protein MVPNDASRGGEIVEVVVGEPASPSAAMRLMDFIPIYIPTVEKGALSRGARKTRFLDFLRARPSKKWFLRSTFVGRLRRRSQVTAGDEEDGRDSDGNAGGCRPRRRRRRFRVPFVRKIRWGKLWTHVVSWCRRPANFAMIIWLAFVAAGLLLLFLLMTGLLDDAIPGDDWRKKWSEVINQILNALFTIMCLYQHPRIFHHLVLLLRWRPDGDREAIRKVYCKEGAPVPPRDRAHMLVVVALLHITCLAQYFCCALFWSYSRTDRPNWALNIGYGFGTGLPVIAALYLAYSPLGRKQARDPDAEPSSSGEGANGHGGAPENGGRDVEIRIYNRSVVVSRPEWSGGLCDCCDDGTVCALSATCTFCVFGWNMERLGFGNMYVHAFTFILLCVAPLLIFSVTALNVYDDDIRDTVVAVGVLLCFCGFLYGGYWRTQMRKRYKLPAGGGGRRAAVGDCAKWLFCWSCALAQEVRTANFYDFDDDRFVGHGARNEEGRAVLVPLPREASTSTHSRSLSCPPKIDAMAALSGAGTGTLDEQMVDIAMGRLATYNGYGDAMSPPLPPLIQMHREN, encoded by the coding sequence ATGGTTCCCAACGACGCGAGCCGCGGCGGCGAGATCGTGGAGGTCGTCGTAGGCGAGCCGGCCTCGCCGTCGGCCGCAATGCGGCTCATGGACTTCATCCCCATCTACATTCCCACCGTGGAGAAGGGAGCGCTGAGCAGGGGCGCGCGCAAGACGCGGTTCCTGGACTTCCTCCGCGCGCGCCCGTCCAAGAAGTGGTTCCTCCGGTCCACCTTCGTGGGACGCCTCCGCCGCAGGAGCCAGGTCACGGCCGGGGACGAGGAAGACGGCCGGGACTCCGACGGTAACGCTGGTGGGTGCcggccgcggaggaggcggaggcggttcCGCGTGCCGTTCGTGCGGAAGATCAGGTGGGGCAAGCTGTGGACTCACGTGGTGAGCTGGTGCAGGCGGCCGGCCAACTTCGCGATGATCATCTGGCTGGCGTTCGTCGCGGCGGGGCTGCTGCTGCTGTTCCTGCTCATGACGGGGTTGCTCGACGACGCCATCCCGGGGGACGACTGGCGCAAGAAGTGGTCGGAGGTGATCAACCAGATCCTCAACGCGCTCTTCACCATCATGTGCCTGTACCAGCACCCCAGGATCTTCCACCACCTCGTGCTGCTCCTCCGGTGGCGCCCCGACGGCGACCGCGAGGCCATCCGCAAGGTGTACTGCAAGGAGGGAGCGCCGGTGCCGCCCCGCGACCGCGCCCACATGCTGGTGGTGGTGGCGCTGCTGCACATCACCTGTCTGGCCCAGTACTTCTGCTGCGCTCTGTTCTGGAGCTACTCGCGCACCGACCGGCCGAACTGGGCTCTCAACATCGGCTACGGCTTCGGCACGGGgctccccgtcatcgccgccctcTACTTGGCCTACAGCCCGCTGGGCCGGAAGCAGGCACGCGACCCCGACGCGGAGCCGTCGTCGTCGGGCGAGGGGGCGAACGGTCACGGCGGGGCGCCGGAGAACGGCGGCCGCGACGTGGAGATCAGGATATACAACCGGTCCGTGGTGGTGAGCAGGCCGGAGTGGAGCGGCGGGCTGTGCGACTGCTGCGACGACGGGACGGTGTGCGCGCTGTCGGCGACCTGCACCTTCTGCGTCTTCGGGTGGAACATGGAGCGCCTCGGATTCGGCAACATGTACGTGCACGCCTTCACCTTCATCCTGCTCTGCGTCGCGCCGCTCCTCATCTTCAGCGTCACGGCGCTCAACGTCTACGACGACGACATCCGCGACACCGTCGTGGCCGTGGGCGTGCTCCTCTGCTTCTGCGGCTTCCTCTACGGCGGCTACTGGCGGACGCAGATGCGGAAGCGGTACAAGCTGCCGGCAGGAGGTGGCGGGCGGCGGGCCGCGGTGGGCGACTGCGCCAAGTGGCTCTTCTGCTGGAGCTGCGCGCTCGCGCAGGAGGTCCGGACGGCTAACTTCTACGACTTCGACGACGATCGGTTCGTCGGCCACGGGGCGCGCAACGAGGAGGGCCGCGCCGTGCTGGTGCCACTGCCGCGGGAGGCGTCGACGTCGACGCACTCCCGGAGCCTGTCGTGCCCGCCCAAGATTGACGCCATGGCAGCACTGAGCGGCGCCGGCacgggcacactggatgagcagaTGGTCGACATCGCGATGGGGAGGTTGGCCACGTACAACGGCTATGGCGATGCCATGAGCCCGCCTTTGCCGCCGCTGATACAAATGCACAGGGAGAATTAG